The Flavobacterium psychrotrophum region CCCGCAGGCTTCAGGGTATAGTTTAGATTTAAAAAGCCTTGTGCTCTTTAACGCCGTAAGATAATGAGACAGCTTTGTGTTCTTCGTGAAAAACCTTGTACTCCTTGTGGTAAAGCTTACATGTTGGTTTGAATTTTGCAAATTTTAGATTGATATTCGCAAATGCTGCATTTTATAGATTTCGCAACTTTGTTGTATCAAAAAATTACAATAAAAATGAAACTTACAAACAGCAAAATTTTAATAACAGGTGGTGCCAGCGGCATTGGCCTGGGTCTTACAGAACGTTTTGTATCATTGGGCAATACCGTAATAATTGTTGGCCGCCGTGCCGAACTGTTAGATGAGGTTGCCGCAAAATATCCGGGTAAGGTTGTTGCAAAAACAGCCGACCTTAGTAGCAAGGAGAGCCGCAAAGAATTGTACGACTGGGTAGCTGAAAACCATGCAGACTTAGAAGCCTTTATTAACAACGCCGGTATCCAGAACTGGATGGACGTTTCTGATGCCGACTTCCTGGATCGTGCCCTTGCCGAAATTGTAACTAACATTGAAGCGCCACTGCACCTTACGGCACTGTTTGCCAAATTGCCATCGCTTAAAACGCTGGTTAACGTTACATCGGGCCTTGCGTTTGTACCTGCCAGTAAAATTGCGGTGTACAGTGCTACTAAGGCGTTCTTCCATTCGTTTACACTAAGTACACGTTATATGTTAAAAGGTAAAGGTATCGAAGTAATAGAGCTTATACCGCCGGCACTGGATACTGATCTTGGTGGTACGGGCATACACAGTCAGTTTCCTCCCGTTAGCGGATTTATCGATAGCGTTTTTGCCGATCTTGAGCAGGGCAAAACAGAGATTACATATATGCACAGTACTGATATGGCTAACGGCGGCCCCGAAGTACTTAAGGCACGCTTTGATGTGCTTAATCCATAAAAATACACACACCACTTTTATTACCTATCCCTGGAGGCTGCTGCTTTCAGGGATTTTTTATATTATTTTTTTAATCACATAAGTAACCAGTCCCCACAGAACAAACTGATTTTGGTCGGTAACCGCTATGGGTTGGTAGGCAGGGTTTTCGGGCATCAGCAATAATCCGTCGGGTGTGTACTTAAGGCGTTTTACAGTAAACTCCCCATCTATCAGGCAAATGGCTATTCGGCCATCGGCAGGATCAAGGCTGCGGTCTACAACAAGCAGGTCGCCATCGTCTATGCCGGCATTTATCATAGAATGTCCTGATACTCTTATGTAAAAAGTGCTTAGTGCATTGCGGGTTAGGTATTTGTTGAGGTCGATCTTATACTCCATAAAATCGAGCGCGGGCGATGGAAATCCTGCTGACACGCCGTGCGTAAACAAAGGAAGTTCGATAAGGCTATCCGTTTCTGCCGGATGTATGCTCAGCCTTGGCTTGTTACTGTTTACCGGCATTGCACTGTAAGTATTTCGTTAATATCGGTAGTATAGCGGGGCGAAAGCATTTTCTGGTTCATGTCCCAGGTTTTGGCAGCCTGTGTGGCCAAGCGCACAATGCGTTTGCCGTTCTTCTCATTTACCTTGTCCATAGCTTTCATCAGGGCAAGGTGTCGAGGGTCTTCGTTGTTAAACAGGTTAAGCTGTTTTGCATCCTGCGGAATAAGTTCTGTAACAATTATCCCGGCCTTTTTAAACCTTACCGTATTGGTTTCTGCCAGCATTTCTTTAAGCAGCTGTACGGCAACGGTGCTTATAGTAAGCGCAGAGTTTGTAGCAAAGGGTAGTGTAATGCCTTTACTGTAGTGGTACTTTGGGTCGTCTATACTGTGTTTGTCGGCTACCAGCATTACAATAACCATATGGCAGCAGGAATTTTGTTTGCGCAGTTTTTCGGCAGTAACGGTTGCAAAGGTACTTACGCGTTCGCGTATCAGGTCATAATCGGTAAGCTGTTTCGGGAAGCTCCGGGTGGTAGCAATGCTCTTTTTACTTTCAGGAACAGCACCATCGCCTATGGCGGGTATGCCCTCAAGCTCCATTTTTAAACGTAGTCCTACCACACCCCATTCTTTTTTTATCCAGTCGTGCCAGTGTGGTTGTATGAGGTCGTATGCTGTAAGTATATTTTTCGCCTTAAGCCTTTTTGCCATACGTCTTCCTATGCCCCAAACGTCTTCTGCCTTAAGCCACTTAAGCGCTTTAAGGCGTTTTTCATCTGTATCCATAACATAAGTGCCGCCGGTGTGTTCCTGGTATTTCTTTGCAATGCGGTTTGCAGCTTTTCCCAGCGTTTTAGTGGGTGCTATACCTACACATATGGGCAGGCTGAGCCACTTCAATACTTTTTCACGCATTTGCTGTCCGTAGGCATGATGATTTGTAATTGCTATTTCGTTAAGGTCAAGAAAGGCCTCGTCTATGCTGTATTCTTCAACATTTGGAGTAAAAGTGCGCATAATACCCATAACACGTTGGCTGAGGTCGCCATAAAGCGAATAATTACTGGAAAATACCTTTACTTTGTGCTGTTTTAAATGTGTACGAATCTTAAATTCCGGCGCAGCCATGGGTATGCCCAGTGCTTTAGCCTCTTCACTTCGCGATATAATGCATCCATCATTATTAGACAACACAATAACAGGCTTCTCCTGCCATTGCGGCTGAAAAACCCTCTCGCATGAGGCATAAAAGTTATTGCAGTCAATTAGTGCATACATACCTGCAAAGGTATACATTAGCTATAAAATATAAGATTATATTCTGAATATTTTATTTAATTCTTATAGTTGTGTTAGGCTATATAGCAGAACCGGGTTGCCACGGCATGCCATCTATAATATGATTAAGCCCTTCAGGCGTAATATTGAGGCAGGAAGCTATCATTTGTCGCGGTGCGCGTTCGTTTAATGTGGGTATCTTAGTAATAAGTCTGGAATATTTTTCTTCATCAGAAAATATCATATTATCAAGTATGTTGCGTGTAGTAACCTCGATGAATTTTTGTATTAGCAGGTTCATCATATCATTAAACCGCTGTATTTTAAACCGTAGGTTTTCCAGTTCATTATGTTCTATTAGTACCAGGCGTGTTGTTTCGAGTGCACGTGCACTGTACGGAATGGGTGTGCCCGTAAGCAGGCTGTTGCGGTCGCCTGCCCAAAATAATTCGGGCGCAAAACTCAGCGTTTTTTCTATACCTGCGCCATCAGTGGTGTAATTTACAAGCAGCCCGCCGCACACAAAACCATTGTATGGCCACAAGCTGCCCTCTGTAAAAAGAATTTCTCCGGCCTGCAAATCAACAACGGTTGCAACCGCTGCTATTTGTTGCAGTTCGGCTTCGCTATAATCTTCTTTTTCAAGCAGATATTTTTTAAAGTTATTTACCATGACTGATTTTGGCTTTAGCCAAATTTACGAAAAAATTAGCTGTACGGTTTTTAGTAATGTAGGATTTTATGTTATAATAATCTATTAATTAAATAAGATAAGACCTTGCATTCCATATCAAGGTAAGTAGCTATGGTATTTAATGGAGCGCGTTGTAACACAGTAGGGAATTTTGCAATAAAGGCAGCAAACTTTTCTTCGTCGTTAAAGTTTAGGGTTTCGGCCATTCGCGTTTGGTATGCGCTTAGGTTGCGCTGTATTAATGTGGTCATAAATTCGCTGAAAGGCGTAAGGTTGACACACAGCCTGTCAAAATCATCTTTGGTTATCAGTACAAGTTGGGTAGGCACAAGCGCTTCTACATTTACGGTAGAAGGTTTTCCGGTAAGCAGTCCCTCACGATCTCCGGTCCAGTAATGTTCCGGAGAAAAATTAATAGTAATGGGCTTTCCATCTAAACCTGTGCGGTATCCGCGGGTAAGCCCGCTGCACACAAAGGCATTATGGCCCCAAAGATCACCCTCTGTAATAAGTTTTTCGTTAGCTGCAAGCGAACGATAGCTACAAACTTTTTTAACCTGTTGTAGGTCTTCTTCCG contains the following coding sequences:
- a CDS encoding SDR family oxidoreductase — its product is MKLTNSKILITGGASGIGLGLTERFVSLGNTVIIVGRRAELLDEVAAKYPGKVVAKTADLSSKESRKELYDWVAENHADLEAFINNAGIQNWMDVSDADFLDRALAEIVTNIEAPLHLTALFAKLPSLKTLVNVTSGLAFVPASKIAVYSATKAFFHSFTLSTRYMLKGKGIEVIELIPPALDTDLGGTGIHSQFPPVSGFIDSVFADLEQGKTEITYMHSTDMANGGPEVLKARFDVLNP
- a CDS encoding LexA family protein; amino-acid sequence: MPVNSNKPRLSIHPAETDSLIELPLFTHGVSAGFPSPALDFMEYKIDLNKYLTRNALSTFYIRVSGHSMINAGIDDGDLLVVDRSLDPADGRIAICLIDGEFTVKRLKYTPDGLLLMPENPAYQPIAVTDQNQFVLWGLVTYVIKKII
- a CDS encoding Y-family DNA polymerase produces the protein MYALIDCNNFYASCERVFQPQWQEKPVIVLSNNDGCIISRSEEAKALGIPMAAPEFKIRTHLKQHKVKVFSSNYSLYGDLSQRVMGIMRTFTPNVEEYSIDEAFLDLNEIAITNHHAYGQQMREKVLKWLSLPICVGIAPTKTLGKAANRIAKKYQEHTGGTYVMDTDEKRLKALKWLKAEDVWGIGRRMAKRLKAKNILTAYDLIQPHWHDWIKKEWGVVGLRLKMELEGIPAIGDGAVPESKKSIATTRSFPKQLTDYDLIRERVSTFATVTAEKLRKQNSCCHMVIVMLVADKHSIDDPKYHYSKGITLPFATNSALTISTVAVQLLKEMLAETNTVRFKKAGIIVTELIPQDAKQLNLFNNEDPRHLALMKAMDKVNEKNGKRIVRLATQAAKTWDMNQKMLSPRYTTDINEILTVQCR
- a CDS encoding Crp/Fnr family transcriptional regulator, producing the protein MVNNFKKYLLEKEDYSEAELQQIAAVATVVDLQAGEILFTEGSLWPYNGFVCGGLLVNYTTDGAGIEKTLSFAPELFWAGDRNSLLTGTPIPYSARALETTRLVLIEHNELENLRFKIQRFNDMMNLLIQKFIEVTTRNILDNMIFSDEEKYSRLITKIPTLNERAPRQMIASCLNITPEGLNHIIDGMPWQPGSAI
- a CDS encoding Crp/Fnr family transcriptional regulator codes for the protein MFEVFSSYLKDKAAFTEEDLQQVKKVCSYRSLAANEKLITEGDLWGHNAFVCSGLTRGYRTGLDGKPITINFSPEHYWTGDREGLLTGKPSTVNVEALVPTQLVLITKDDFDRLCVNLTPFSEFMTTLIQRNLSAYQTRMAETLNFNDEEKFAAFIAKFPTVLQRAPLNTIATYLDMECKVLSYLINRLL